ATAAGGCAGCTATAATGGCACACCCATGATGATGACGACATAACTGCAGGGAATATGGCTATGGTGTGTGAACCAAATAACTCTTTAGAGGAAGCACTCAGTAATCTCAGCTGCTGCTGTTAATTGTATGGCATGAGATGTCTAATTGCAATATTCGTGAAATTGACAGCATGAATCTGCCCAAGGCTCTACTTATGGCGGTGCAGTGTAGAAAATAAAAGTGCTGTGTAGTTCAAGCTTGACAATGTCTCTATGGCGCTCACTGGCAATGAAACAgtatctcctctccactcctccacagAGCCCCTggtcagagagaagagacaggtccaTGACCACAAGAAGAACACTTGTCCTTTACTCCTGGTGGCTGACCATCGCTTCTTCCAAGAGATGGGCCGTGGCGAGGAGAGCACTACCCTCAACTACCTGGTGGGGGCGCTGTTCAGCCAGATGCTATGGATgtgtcccagatggcaccctattccctatgtattgccccttcttttgaccaggacctatagggctctggtcaaaagtagtgcactatatagggaacagtgtgccatttgggatgtatcctATGTTGTGTGGGGTATTCTTTGGCTTGATGGATGTATGTGAAAACACCATATACCTTTCTCCCTGTTGTGATTGGTCGGTCAGATCGAGCTGATTGACCGCGTGGATGACATCTACAGGTCGACGTCGTGGGATGACGAGTATAAAGGATACGGGGTTCAGATCCAACAGGTGAGCTAGCTGAGACAGGCTAAGGACGACCCATGATATGTTCCACTACCACCTCTCAGATGATTGTCTTTTCTCCCCCTTTTTCCCTGTTTTATTTCTTAAGGAGAATGGAGCCTCGTCCTCCTTCAGTATTTTCAGTTTATTTACACAGTTTGGAATGTAGATAAAGAAATATAGTTGATGAGGGGAGAAAGTGAGGAAGTGGCTGGGGTAGGATTCCATCCCATGTCGCTCCTGGACAATATGTGCTCAGTGGACTGCAGCACTACCGCGTTGCTATGCTGCCGGAACAGATGATCACTGTCTGTTCCATGAGGTGTGATTGATGATAGATGGTTCTTCCTTCCCATCATTCTCAATCTCTAATCTTCCATGTAGATCATCATTGAGAAGCTCCCCACCCGCGTACCTCCAGGGGAGGCCCACTTCAACATGAGGGGAAGTCCCGTAGAGGGTAAGGATGTCTGGGACGTGAAGAAGCTTTTGGAGGTGAGCAGCATGTTCAGTCATCTGAGTAATGACATAATAGTCATATACTGTATGATAATAGGCCATAATTTTCCCTCTTTGTTCTCATCGCAGCAATTCAGTGTGGACATAGCAGACAACGCGTCCAAGGTGTGTCTGGCTCACCTGTTCACCTACCAGGACTTTGACGAGGGGACCCTGGGCCTGGCCTACGTGGCCCCCTCCAGACAGGGCATCCCTGGGGGCCTCTGCTCAGAGAGTAAgattgcgtcccaaatagcaccctattccctatgtagtgtactacttttgaccaagtcccatgtcctaaatgacaccctattctcctAGGCCCATaaggcgctggtcaaaagtagcgcactatatagggaatagggttccatttgggacgcataatAAGCCTCCCGTCAACAACAGTCAACACATGAACCTTGACCACAACTCTGACATTGGTAAACTGATATTGGAAAATTCCACTTTGAGTTTTGCCTTCTCTGTCATCAGAGTGCCCTCCGTCATCGCCTGAGACGAGAGCTATTTATCTCAACACTGGGCTCACCAGCACTAAGAACTATGGGAAAACTATTCTGACCAAGGTGGGTTTATGAGACTCTGTGGGCTGGtgtcccagacacagattaaattAAAACAATTTAATTCTCCATTGGGCATATTTTTTAGTCCagaactaggcttaatctgtgtctgggagaCCGCCCCTGCAAGATGCTTAGAATTTGGAACATCCAAATGTACACAAAGGCAATATCTATTATTCTGGCTGAACCTTTATTGGAATAGGCGCCATCATATTTCATTAATATAACCTTTACTTATGGTTTGCCCTCAGGAGGCAGACCTGGTGACGACTCACGAGCTGGGCCATAACTTTGGGGCAGAGCATGACCCTGATAACATCCCCTACTGTGCTCCCAGGGAAGACCAGGGGGGCAAATATGTCATGTACCCCATCGCTGTGAGCGGAGACCACGTCAACAACAAGGTTCTAATACCCTCCTTTTTCCCACCCGACAAACCAAACATCAACCTTAAGCGAACCTTAAGTCTTTATTATACCAAGAATGATTATagatgtgtccaaaatggcaccctaggccatagggctctggtcagaagtagtgcactatgaagaaAATAGGGTGCCAGTTCGGACACAGTTTATGACCTTGTTTTGTATCCCCAGCTGTTCTCCGACTGCAGTAAGATCTCCATTGTGAAGCGTCTGAGGAACAAGGCTCCAGTGTGCTTCAGGGAGAGGAACAGTAACGTGTGTGGGAACAGCAGGGTGGAACAGGGTGAGGAGTGTGACCCGGGACTGCTGCACATCAACGACGACCGCTGCTGTACCTCCGACTGCAAGCTCCGCCCCACAGCCAAGTGCAGGTGAGCCCTCTCTGGAACCACCAACCCTCGGATACCTGCACACCACACCCACTCAGGTTACAGGTTATAGTTTGTGATATGTTGTATGAATGTTATAAAGAATGATTGAATCATCTATCTGTGATATCACCCTGTATTACCATGACCgattctttccctctctctctctcttcctccctctttctctcgctctctctctctcgcaatctctctctcgctctctcgctctctctctgtcttcctcactctctatccctctccctctctactccctccctttctctctggatGTAGTGACAGGAACAGTGCATGTTGTAAGCTGTGCCAGTATGAGAAGGAGGGCAAGGTGTGCCAGGAGCCCATCAGTGCCACCTGTAAGGGCAAGTCCTACTGCACAGGTAGGTTGATATCACCCGATACCACCCAGAGAGGGagccacaccactacaccatacTCATGTCTACAGGTCCTAATAAAACATGAgtgaaataatgaaatatgtcttAGTTCATTGTTATTTCTATGTCCTTTTATAAACAATGACTTTATAAAGTCATATTTTTGTTCCCAGGCAACAGTAGTGATTGTCCGTCTCCTGAGAACGCCCCTGACAAGACGGTGTGTTTGGACAACGGAGAGTGTCTGGACGGTGTGTGTATCCCCTTCTGTGAGGCCGTCAAGAACCTGCAGTCCTGCGCCTGCAATGGTACGCTCCCCTCACCATCACCACCCTTCCTTTAGAGGCTGTAGTGGACTAATCCAACCTCAAGACTTAATATAATATCATATGCCATTAAGCAGTAGTGTGTGCATTGAACTTCGGATGGGTGGCCTcagcgggaattgaacccacgatcctgacattacaagcgccatgctctaccaactgagccacatagaACCTGTATACGCTATGTGTTCTGCTCTATTAAAGATGCATTTTACTTATAATATATAATTTACTTATAATTAATATTAATACATAAAAATAAGcgatactacagtatgttgttcagtgttgtttttcctctcctctctagaaACCAACTCGTCATGTAAAGTGTGCTGTCGTAGCACCAGTGGAGTGTGCGCCCCATACCAGGACGACGGAGGGGACTTCATCTACCTCCGCAAGGGCAAACCCTGCACTGTGGGCTTCTGTGACGGAGCAGTAAGTGACCCCTGACCTCTTGACACTCACCCTCTAGTGTATTATATATTGATATTACAGCCCTTTTCACTTGGTTGGTTTTGCACATAGAAATGGAATCACTAGAACAGCCATTTTGAGCGTATCTCTGAGTCAAAAGAAAACATTAATAAAGATTGTTGATGTTAAGTGGATGCTTCTTAACCTTCTGTGTACAACACCAAGAaaagttttttatttgtattcctttttaggggggtagatcatctttatcaatgtaattgtttgcatAATTTTCAATCCCCCTTAATTATTTCTATATATAAAAAGAAATCCCGATACTTTCCCCCACATACGCTACCATCCCtgccctaattggagtaaattaACAGACAACAATACTTATTTTGCTACTTAAAGCTATTTCACTCACATCTAGCAACAAGTCTTGCATGGCAGTACAGTTTTCTTTTCTGGATTGCTGTGGTCTGAGGGCCTTGTTTCTATTCTCTAGTAATTCTATTTCTAGGGTTTTGTAACTAGCATGTGATATTTTTGTCTTATTCAGGGTAAATGTATGAAGCAAGTCCAGGATGTCATTGAGAGGCTGTGGGATTTCATTGACAAGCTGGACATCAACACATTTCGGAAGTTTTTGGCGGACAACATCGTGGGCTCTGTGGTGGTCTTCTCCTTGGTCTTCTGGGTCCCCCTCAGCATCCTGGTTCACTGTATGGTAGGCGTTATGTTTGTTCCTTGATGAATGACAAACTGGGGCATTGGTTTAGCTACCTATAATGACAAGATTCTTGAGCTAGCAAAATACATTGGTGTGTAGCCAAGCAAGGCATTATATCCACATCCACGTTGTGCATGTTGCATTATGGGAACCGTAGTGTTTTTTTATTAAGACATAATAATACATTAGGTGCCCATACTCAGAAATTCTGAGTTGTCATCAATCACCTAATACTGTACATGCTGTTATCATGTTATTATATAGTACCTGTCACATGGTATTATCACATCTAACATATTTTTCCCACTTCCAGGATAAAAAACTGGATCAGCAGTATGAACAGACCACCAAGTCTCTGCTTTTCCCCAGTGTAAGTACTGTTTGAGTCTGTTATCTTATTTatatacaggaccagtcaaaagtttggacacacctactcattcaagggtttttctttatttttactattttctacattgtagaataatagtgaagacatcaaaaccatgaaataacacatggaatcatgtagtaaccaaaaaagtgttaaacaaatcaaaatatattttatatttgagattcttcaaagtagcctcacctggaatgcttttccaacagtcctgaaggagttcccacatatgctgagcacttgttggctgcttttccttcactctgcggtccaactcttggcattctctcaaccagcttcacctggaatgcttttccaacagtcttgaaggagttcccacatatttaaatatacatttaaatatgccatttagcggacgcttttatccaaa
This window of the Coregonus clupeaformis isolate EN_2021a chromosome 33, ASM2061545v1, whole genome shotgun sequence genome carries:
- the adam17b gene encoding disintegrin and metalloproteinase domain-containing protein 17 isoform X2, translated to MQIVFLFIVSLFLTNGATKPPAEVVDPEYDFLSSMLSDFEVLPLASLQTHSVRRRDLQTQTHVERHLSFTALQRHFKLYLRTNTELFTEDFRAVFVDEDGQEDSYEVNRQNFFTGHVIGEENSRVQAHIDDNDFSAHILTDGAEYNIEPLWRFTSAPPDGRLLIYRPEDIRNISRLASPKVCGYVKTDSNDLLPESMRSARLEEEEPLVREKRQVHDHKKNTCPLLLVADHRFFQEMGRGEESTTLNYLIELIDRVDDIYRSTSWDDEYKGYGVQIQQIIIEKLPTRVPPGEAHFNMRGSPVEGKDVWDVKKLLEQFSVDIADNASKVCLAHLFTYQDFDEGTLGLAYVAPSRQGIPGGLCSEKCPPSSPETRAIYLNTGLTSTKNYGKTILTKEADLVTTHELGHNFGAEHDPDNIPYCAPREDQGGKYVMYPIAVSGDHVNNKLFSDCSKISIVKRLRNKAPVCFRERNSNVCGNSRVEQGEECDPGLLHINDDRCCTSDCKLRPTAKCSDRNSACCKLCQYEKEGKVCQEPISATCKGKSYCTGNSSDCPSPENAPDKTVCLDNGECLDGVCIPFCEAVKNLQSCACNETNSSCKVCCRSTSGVCAPYQDDGGDFIYLRKGKPCTVGFCDGAGKCMKQVQDVIERLWDFIDKLDINTFRKFLADNIVGSVVVFSLVFWVPLSILVHCMDKKLDQQYEQTTKSLLFPSNAEFMSSLESASVRIFKPPAISALRFQASGPQQTSTPPIQAPAPAQTPGALAPTSTPSPSQSPLPPLESPRMATIQEDPSFDSHLDEEALEGDFPMGSSAPHSFEDLTEHGPLARRSDKALSFRLQRQARINSKETEC
- the adam17b gene encoding disintegrin and metalloproteinase domain-containing protein 17 isoform X1, coding for MQIVFLFIVSLFLTNGATKPPAEVVDPEYDFLSSMLSDFEVLPLASLQTHSVRRRDLQTQTHVERHLSFTALQRHFKLYLRTNTELFTEDFRAVFVDEDGQEDSYEVNRQNFFTGHVIGEENSRVQAHIDDNDFSAHILTDGAEYNIEPLWRFTSAPPDGRLLIYRPEDIRNISRLASPKVCGYVKTDSNDLLPESMRSARLEEEGEEEPLVREKRQVHDHKKNTCPLLLVADHRFFQEMGRGEESTTLNYLIELIDRVDDIYRSTSWDDEYKGYGVQIQQIIIEKLPTRVPPGEAHFNMRGSPVEGKDVWDVKKLLEQFSVDIADNASKVCLAHLFTYQDFDEGTLGLAYVAPSRQGIPGGLCSEKCPPSSPETRAIYLNTGLTSTKNYGKTILTKEADLVTTHELGHNFGAEHDPDNIPYCAPREDQGGKYVMYPIAVSGDHVNNKLFSDCSKISIVKRLRNKAPVCFRERNSNVCGNSRVEQGEECDPGLLHINDDRCCTSDCKLRPTAKCSDRNSACCKLCQYEKEGKVCQEPISATCKGKSYCTGNSSDCPSPENAPDKTVCLDNGECLDGVCIPFCEAVKNLQSCACNETNSSCKVCCRSTSGVCAPYQDDGGDFIYLRKGKPCTVGFCDGAGKCMKQVQDVIERLWDFIDKLDINTFRKFLADNIVGSVVVFSLVFWVPLSILVHCMDKKLDQQYEQTTKSLLFPSNAEFMSSLESASVRIFKPPAISALRFQASGPQQTSTPPIQAPAPAQTPGALAPTSTPSPSQSPLPPLESPRMATIQEDPSFDSHLDEEALEGDFPMGSSAPHSFEDLTEHGPLARRSDKALSFRLQRQARINSKETEC